In Brienomyrus brachyistius isolate T26 unplaced genomic scaffold, BBRACH_0.4 scaffold90, whole genome shotgun sequence, a single genomic region encodes these proteins:
- the LOC125727189 gene encoding uncharacterized protein LOC125727189 — protein MEGARRRVRMRGGAQRGEEEGRGRGLGRGRGEGGDRGRGLGRGRGEGGDRGRGLGRGRGEEEGRGRGLGRGRGEGGDRGRGLGRGRGREELEELTEPEQRRRGPNLTQEIRATLIDHVLNHGLTLMEAGQRVQPNLSRNTVASVIRTFHRENRIEGRGHQGGRGPMFTRAQEAAIVNMIVANNCIRLREIQANIINDDRIFNNIHRVSLSTLARILKKKQVHMKQLYRVPFDRNSERVKHLRSEYVERVLQMDAEQIQHEFIYVDEAGFNLAKTRRRGRNVIGHRAITNVPGQRGGNITLCAAITQNAMEQACDQIDAASVQGWIRHSRRFF, from the exons ATGGAAGGAGCTAGAAGAAGAGTGAGAATGAGAGGGGGAGCTcaaagaggagaagaagaaggtagaggaagaggcctaggtagaggaagaggagaaggaggagatagaggaagaggcctag gtagaggaagaggagaaggaggagatagaggaagaggcctaggtagaggaagaggagaagaagaaggtagaggaagaggcctaggtagaggaagaggagaaggaggagatagaggaagaggcctaggtagaggaagaggtagAGAAGAACTTGAAGAGTTGACAGAACCTGAACAAAGAAGACGAGGACCAAATTTGACTCAAGAAATCCGTGCAACACTTATTGACCATGTTCTCAACCATGGACTGACACTGATGGAAGCTGGACAAAGAGTTCAACCAAATCTCAGCAGAAATACTGTTGCGTCAGTAATTCGGACATTTCATCGAGAAAACAG GATTGAGGGTCGAGGACACCAAGGTGGAAGGGGCCCTATGTTCACCCGTGCACAAGAGGCCGCCATAGTGAACATGATTGTGGCCAATAATTGTATCAGGCTGCGAGAAATCCAAGCCAATATCATCAACGATGACCGTATTTTCAATAACATCCACCGAGTCTCTCTGTCAACATTAGCTCGAATCCTCAAGAAAAAGCAAGTACACATGAAGCAACTATATCGGGTACCATTTGACAGAAATTCAGAGAGAGTGAAACATCTGCGCtctgaatatgtggag AGAGTCTTGCAAATGGATGCAGAACAAATTCAGCATGAATTTATATATGTGGATGAGGCTGGATTTAACCTTGCAAAAACACGAAGACGAGGGAGAAATGTAATTGGACACAGGGCAATCACCAATGTGCCAGGGCAGCGAGGGGGTAACATCACCCTCTGCGCTGCTATCACACAAAAT GCCATGGAGCAGGCATGTGATCAAATCGACGCAGCTTCTGTGCAGGGGTGGATTCGTCACTCAAGGCGATTCTTCTAA